The following are encoded together in the Bradyrhizobium algeriense genome:
- a CDS encoding sugar ABC transporter permease has protein sequence MDKTINQKAWFLVLPVFLVVAFSAVLPLMTVVNYSMQDTFGNNQFFWNGVGWFKELLDPSTDLGGRFLASLGRNLLFSAIILAIEVPLGIVVALSMPRQGWTVAVCLVILALPLLIPWNVVGTIWQIFGRPDIGLLGYTLNSLGIDYNYVSNEFDAWATVIVMDVWHWTSLVALLCYAGLKSIPDAYYQAAQIDGASRWAVFKAIQLPKMNRVLLIAVLLRFMDSFMIYTEPFVVTGGGPGNSTTFVSIELVKIALGQFDLGKAAALSLVYNLIILIVCWIFYTVMTNAGTERPAKKEGA, from the coding sequence ATGGACAAGACCATCAACCAGAAAGCCTGGTTCCTGGTGCTGCCGGTATTCCTGGTGGTCGCGTTCTCCGCGGTCTTGCCGCTGATGACGGTCGTGAACTATTCGATGCAGGACACGTTCGGCAACAACCAGTTCTTCTGGAACGGCGTCGGCTGGTTCAAGGAGCTGCTCGATCCCTCGACCGATCTCGGCGGGCGCTTCCTGGCCTCGCTCGGCCGCAACCTGCTGTTCTCGGCCATCATTCTTGCAATCGAGGTGCCGCTCGGGATCGTGGTAGCGCTGTCGATGCCGCGCCAGGGCTGGACCGTCGCCGTATGCCTCGTGATCCTGGCGCTGCCGCTGCTGATTCCGTGGAACGTGGTCGGGACGATCTGGCAGATTTTCGGCCGGCCCGATATCGGCCTGCTCGGCTATACGCTCAACAGCCTCGGCATCGACTATAATTACGTCTCCAACGAGTTCGATGCCTGGGCCACCGTCATCGTGATGGACGTGTGGCACTGGACCAGCCTCGTGGCGCTGTTGTGCTACGCCGGGCTGAAGTCGATCCCCGATGCCTATTACCAGGCGGCGCAGATCGACGGCGCCTCGCGCTGGGCGGTCTTCAAGGCGATACAACTGCCGAAGATGAACCGCGTGCTCTTGATCGCCGTGCTGCTGCGGTTCATGGACAGCTTCATGATCTACACCGAGCCGTTCGTGGTGACCGGTGGCGGACCGGGCAACTCGACCACCTTCGTCTCGATCGAGCTGGTGAAGATCGCGCTCGGGCAGTTCGACCTCGGCAAGGCTGCGGCACTTTCGCTGGTCTACAATCTGATCATCCTGATCGTGTGCTGGATCTTCTACACCGTGATGACCAACGCCGGGACTGAGCGCCCCGCCAAGAAGGAGGGCGCGTGA
- a CDS encoding carbohydrate ABC transporter permease, protein MHSIPGRRLIISLFLIFLLLPIYWLVNMSFKTNTEIVTTMTLWPHQPTLENYKRIFTDESWYSGYINSLTYVLINTVISIAVALPAAYGFSRYRFLGDKHLFFWLLSNRMAPAAVFALPFFNLYSAINLFDTPWAVALAHCIFNVPLAVWILEGFVSGVPREIDETAFLDGYSFPRFFVKILVPLIASGIGVAAFFCFMFSWVELLLARTLTSVNAKPISAIMTRTVSAAGMDWGLLAAAGVLTIIPGALVIWFVRNYIARGFALGRV, encoded by the coding sequence ATGCATTCGATTCCCGGCCGGCGCCTCATCATCTCGCTGTTCCTGATCTTCCTGCTGTTGCCGATCTACTGGCTCGTCAACATGAGCTTCAAGACCAATACCGAGATCGTCACTACCATGACGCTGTGGCCGCACCAGCCTACGCTGGAGAACTACAAGCGCATCTTCACCGACGAGAGCTGGTATTCCGGCTACATCAACTCGCTGACCTATGTGCTGATCAACACCGTGATATCGATCGCGGTAGCGTTGCCGGCGGCCTACGGCTTCTCGCGCTACCGCTTCCTCGGCGACAAGCATCTGTTCTTCTGGCTGCTGTCGAACCGGATGGCGCCGGCCGCGGTGTTCGCGCTGCCGTTCTTCAATCTCTATTCGGCGATCAACCTGTTCGATACGCCATGGGCGGTCGCGCTCGCGCATTGCATCTTCAATGTGCCGCTGGCGGTCTGGATTCTCGAAGGCTTCGTCTCGGGCGTGCCGCGCGAGATCGACGAGACCGCGTTCCTCGACGGCTATTCGTTCCCACGCTTTTTCGTCAAGATCCTGGTGCCCCTGATCGCGAGCGGCATCGGTGTCGCCGCGTTCTTCTGCTTCATGTTCTCCTGGGTCGAACTGCTGCTGGCGCGCACGTTGACCTCGGTGAACGCCAAGCCGATCTCGGCGATCATGACCCGCACGGTCTCGGCCGCCGGCATGGATTGGGGCCTGCTGGCGGCCGCCGGCGTGCTCACGATCATCCCCGGCGCCCTGGTGATCTGGTTCGTCCGCAACTACATCGCGCGCGGTTTCGCGCTGGGACGGGTGTAG
- a CDS encoding DUF2160 domain-containing protein, which yields MEHIAWMAWTLPTAIFFVMLALTLGVMTWLAVAYPEAERVGVLRIPTTRGDRLFISLVLAAVIHLLWIAFVGIDPLLTLPIGEGVEISSLWLATVISLVSAVAIFRIV from the coding sequence ATGGAACACATCGCATGGATGGCCTGGACGCTGCCGACCGCGATCTTCTTCGTGATGCTGGCGCTGACGCTCGGTGTCATGACGTGGCTTGCGGTCGCCTATCCCGAAGCCGAACGCGTCGGCGTGCTGCGCATTCCGACCACGCGCGGCGACCGCCTGTTCATTTCGCTGGTACTCGCCGCCGTCATCCATCTGCTGTGGATCGCCTTTGTCGGCATCGATCCGCTTCTGACGCTTCCGATCGGAGAGGGTGTTGAAATATCGAGCCTGTGGCTCGCAACCGTGATTTCGCTCGTCTCGGCCGTTGCGATTTTTCGCATCGTCTGA